GCTCGTCAAAAACTGCCTCCATGCGTTCGCTGTCGGTAACGAAGTAAGGGGAGATATAGCCCTTGTCAAAACGCATCCCTTCAGTAATTTCTAATTCGGTAAACATGGATTTTCCTTCTTCTAAGGAAATAACTCCTTCTTTACCTACTTTATCCATTGCTTGAGCGATCATGTCGCCTACTTCTTCGTCGTTACCAGCAGAAATTGCGCCAACTTGAGCAACCGCTCTAGAATCACCTACAGGTTGAGCCTGCTCTTTAATTTTGCCTACCAAATATTCGATAGCTTTATCGATACCGCGCTTGATGGCGATGGGGTTCGCACCAGCAGCAACGTTACGCAATCCTTCTTTGACGATTGCGTGAGCTAATACGGTAGCTGTAGTAGTGCCGTCGCCAGCTATATCGTTAGTTTTAGAAGCAGCTTGACGAATTAAAGATACGCCAGTATTCTCGATATGATCTTCTAATTCAATTTCTTTGGCGATAGTTACCCCATCATTGACAATTTGGGGCGCGCCAAATTTTTTTTCGAGAACTACGTTACGTCCTTTGGGACCGAGAGTAACTGCTACTGACTCTGCTAATAAGTCAATACCTTTTTCTAAAGCACGACGAGCTTCATCGTTATAGATTATAGATTTAGCCATAGGAGCTGTTTATACCTCTAAACTACTGGAAAAATTAGTTGAGTTAATGTTGCTGTTTAAAAAATAGTCAGCACCAATCGCCGATCGAGTTAGAGCGACTAAATTACTACTGACGTATCTGAAAATCTAAGAAACTGCGGCGAGAATATCTTTTTCTGATAGAAGTACGTAATCTTCGCCACCAAGCTTAATATCGGTACCTGCATACTTAGAATAAAGTACTTTATCGCCTACTTTGACTTCCAAAGCAGTGTAGCCGCCATCATCGTTACGTCTGCCAGGTCCTACACCTACTACTTCTCCAACTTGGGGCTTTTCTTTAGCTGCATCGGGTAGATAAAGACCGCCAGCAGTTTTTTCTTCTGAAGCACTAACTTTAATAAATACGCGATCTCCTAAAGGTTTAACTGTAGAAACGTTGATCGTAATAGCTGCCATACAAAATCCTCCAAATGATTAGCCAGACTTCTTATGTCTGTATCAAAAATTGTCTTGCGAAGATGTTGATGATTTAGATTAGCACTCTCACCTTCCGAGTGCTAATCTAGCTAAGAAATGACTTTGATTGCAACTAGTTTCGTAGTGTGGTTTACCGTACATACACTGGGATCGCCAAGCACGAACGTTTGGTAATAATTGTTACTTTTCATGTGGAAGCGACATAGAGTCTATCTGCTCAAAGACTCCCTTCGGGAGAGGCTGGCACATACGCGCCGTTTAAGAAGCGATCGCCCGTAACAAGAATTAACCTGCAAAGAACGATCGCCACCTGGATTTATTTGGTTTGCTTTACTTGAAATACTAAGAAAATAGCAGATCGAGTAAAAAGTTATTGTTCCCGACTAGTCCCTAGTAGACTAAGGCATAAATCAAGCAATCGTTTAGAAATTTTGAAAGCATTATCAATCAACGCTTTTGACTTTTGCCTTTTGCATCGCGGCGCGTTCCCTTGCGTCTTTCGCCGAACAGCGCGTACGCGCAAGCGTCTTGCGAAG
This window of the Myxosarcina sp. GI1 genome carries:
- the groES gene encoding co-chaperone GroES, which gives rise to MAAITINVSTVKPLGDRVFIKVSASEEKTAGGLYLPDAAKEKPQVGEVVGVGPGRRNDDGGYTALEVKVGDKVLYSKYAGTDIKLGGEDYVLLSEKDILAAVS